The following proteins are encoded in a genomic region of Bacteriovorax sp. Seq25_V:
- a CDS encoding aminomethyltransferase beta-barrel domain-containing protein: MNKKTGQIYIVGMDGGIDSAVAAYLLKKQGHSPIGVAVTYHEDDGDFKELISPFLPDELDRIKQLCQILEIPFYATNASELYFEEVVEKTVSARLTGNSFVPNVGKVSVILKTLISKMTGLSAVKVSTGHYAKVLRNQTTGQLNVYVANDIAEDDSFYISSLSSEVLENIYFPLSELKEEEVLKISKLIPFDFKLDKKQRRLDRHNFMNSEGLAKFVEKYSATSLRKEGQVYNFFDGSTIGEHLGIHQFFRGQKKIPLKSKAQIDKELVVSRIVPANGMIFLDKESRLYFTHLYVSNFICDKNLNRSVPMIANIMLGARKQMHSCEVFFKNNGTLFIKLKEELKDFISRGAYIVLYNKIGVGARVIGGGIVRYSAFYDENEELAQYPKTKDQEDNEEDKNKQKKKDLGF; encoded by the coding sequence ATGAATAAAAAAACTGGTCAAATCTATATTGTTGGCATGGATGGTGGAATAGATTCTGCTGTTGCTGCATATCTGTTGAAAAAACAGGGACACTCACCAATAGGAGTGGCCGTAACATATCACGAGGATGATGGGGATTTTAAGGAGCTCATCTCTCCATTTTTGCCAGATGAGCTTGATCGCATTAAGCAACTTTGTCAGATTTTGGAAATTCCCTTCTATGCGACAAATGCTTCGGAATTATATTTTGAAGAAGTCGTTGAAAAGACCGTTAGTGCCAGATTAACAGGTAATTCATTTGTTCCTAATGTTGGTAAGGTCAGTGTTATTCTAAAGACATTGATCTCTAAGATGACAGGACTTTCGGCCGTTAAGGTCTCGACTGGGCACTATGCTAAAGTTTTGAGAAACCAAACCACTGGACAGCTCAATGTTTACGTTGCAAACGACATTGCTGAAGATGATAGCTTTTATATATCTTCACTTTCTAGTGAAGTTTTGGAAAATATATACTTTCCACTTTCAGAATTAAAAGAGGAAGAAGTTCTAAAAATATCTAAACTTATCCCTTTTGATTTTAAACTTGATAAAAAACAGAGAAGGCTAGATCGTCATAATTTTATGAATAGTGAGGGACTAGCAAAGTTCGTTGAGAAATATTCAGCAACAAGTCTTCGTAAAGAAGGCCAGGTTTACAATTTCTTTGATGGATCAACGATTGGTGAACATTTGGGAATCCATCAGTTCTTCAGAGGACAAAAAAAGATTCCACTCAAATCCAAAGCACAAATAGATAAGGAGCTTGTTGTATCAAGGATTGTACCGGCAAATGGAATGATCTTTTTAGATAAAGAGTCGAGACTATATTTCACTCATCTCTACGTTTCAAATTTTATTTGTGACAAAAATCTCAATCGCTCTGTGCCGATGATTGCAAATATTATGCTTGGAGCAAGAAAGCAAATGCATTCATGCGAAGTGTTTTTTAAAAATAATGGGACTCTCTTCATCAAATTAAAAGAAGAGCTCAAGGATTTTATCTCTCGTGGAGCTTACATTGTTCTTTATAATAAGATCGGAGTTGGCGCTCGTGTTATCGGCGGAGGAATCGTTCGTTATAGTGCATTCTATGATGAAAATGAAGAACTTGCGCAATATCCTAAGACAAAGGACCAAGAAGATAATGAAGAAGATAAGAATAAGCAGAAGAAAAAGGATTTAGGGTTTTGA